One Polaribacter sp. KT25b DNA segment encodes these proteins:
- a CDS encoding glycosyltransferase codes for MFDIFVKVYEYFIFFYATALILSYLILSVFSFIAINKYKSYNTDIDDEELLNSNLAPGISVIAPAYNEEKTIIINVKSLLTLNYPLFEVIIVNDGSKDKTLDLLIEEFELVEAPFAYVEKIKSKPYKRTFKSENPKYEILTVIDKENGGTKADAFNAGLNASVFPYYLNTDVDCILARNTLTKMIKPILNSKVRVIAVGATLRMSNNCEIDEGVITRVRPPKALIPRFQELEYIRSYLLGKMGWEFINSVPNVSGGLGMFDKEIAVKAGGYGADSHAEDMDMLTRMAAHMMNNRMDYKIGYIPLSCCWTEGPPNIQILGRQRTRWASGLFQMFSDHRKILFNPSYKRLGLITFPYIFIFEFLAPIIEAFGILFSIFLVLYGYVNWSFAPLILLYSYTFAIMISSIVIIWDQMTFKYYNTTREVVTLFITAIIEPILYHPMILFFSLKGYFSYITSRELAWGTMTRQGFDNEDKKKDNNDKPNTNEKKQSLFDRLKKKKNSADSDIIKT; via the coding sequence ATGTTTGATATTTTTGTAAAAGTTTACGAATACTTTATTTTTTTCTATGCAACTGCATTAATTCTTAGTTACCTAATATTATCTGTATTTTCATTTATAGCAATTAATAAATATAAAAGTTATAATACAGATATAGATGATGAAGAGTTATTAAATTCTAATCTTGCACCAGGTATATCGGTAATTGCACCTGCATATAATGAAGAAAAAACAATTATTATTAATGTAAAATCTTTACTTACATTAAACTACCCATTGTTTGAGGTAATTATTGTAAATGATGGTAGTAAAGATAAAACCTTAGATCTTTTAATTGAAGAATTCGAATTAGTTGAAGCACCTTTTGCTTATGTAGAGAAAATTAAATCGAAACCTTACAAAAGAACTTTTAAATCAGAAAACCCTAAGTATGAGATATTAACAGTTATTGATAAAGAAAATGGTGGTACAAAAGCAGATGCTTTTAATGCTGGCTTAAATGCTTCCGTTTTTCCATATTACTTAAACACAGATGTAGATTGTATTTTGGCAAGAAATACACTTACAAAAATGATTAAGCCTATTTTAAACTCTAAAGTAAGGGTTATTGCTGTAGGTGCAACTTTACGAATGTCTAATAACTGTGAAATTGATGAAGGAGTTATTACTAGGGTTAGACCACCAAAAGCACTAATACCTCGTTTTCAAGAATTAGAATATATTAGATCTTACCTATTAGGAAAAATGGGTTGGGAATTTATTAATTCTGTACCTAATGTATCTGGAGGTTTAGGTATGTTTGATAAAGAAATTGCCGTTAAAGCTGGTGGATATGGAGCTGATTCTCATGCAGAAGACATGGATATGTTAACTAGAATGGCAGCTCATATGATGAATAACAGAATGGACTATAAAATTGGTTATATACCACTTTCTTGTTGCTGGACAGAAGGTCCGCCAAATATTCAAATTTTAGGTAGACAACGTACAAGATGGGCCAGTGGATTGTTCCAAATGTTTAGTGATCACAGAAAGATTTTATTTAATCCTAGTTATAAAAGACTAGGATTAATCACGTTTCCATATATTTTTATTTTTGAATTTTTAGCTCCAATTATTGAAGCTTTTGGTATTCTTTTCTCAATATTTTTAGTGCTTTATGGTTATGTAAACTGGAGTTTTGCGCCTTTAATTTTGTTATACTCCTATACTTTTGCTATTATGATTTCATCAATAGTAATTATTTGGGATCAAATGACATTTAAATATTACAATACTACCAGAGAAGTAGTTACATTATTTATAACAGCAATTATTGAACCTATTTTATATCACCCAATGATTTTATTCTTTTCTTTAAAAGGATATTTTAGTTATATTACATCTAGAGAGCTTGCTTGGGGAACTATGACTAGACAAGGGTTTGATAATGAAGATAAGAAAAAGGATAATAATGATAAGCCTAATACAAATGAAAAAAAACAAAGTCTTTTTGATAGATTAAAAAAGAAAAAGAATTCGGCAGATTCTGATATCATTAAAACATAA
- the rlmF gene encoding 23S rRNA (adenine(1618)-N(6))-methyltransferase RlmF, with amino-acid sequence MKEKSLHPQNKFNKGYNFDDLIIKNPQLKEFVLENKFGAISINFSDPKAVKELNKALLFTFDKIKVWHFSDENLCPPIPGRLDYILHLSDLLSLEKEIKILDIGTGATCIYPLLGVAQFNWNFVATDIDLDSLDAAQDIIDDNNLESKIELRQQLNEQQILKGVLKDDDLFSAVMCNPPFYKSAEEAQGANRRKTKNLGNNAVRNFSGNNNELWFPGGEKAFLHNYLYESSLFSKQSIWFTSLVSKKENVESLQTSSKKLGAKEFKVIDMNQGNKVTRVVCWRF; translated from the coding sequence ATGAAAGAAAAAAGCCTACATCCACAAAATAAATTTAATAAAGGTTATAATTTTGATGATTTAATTATCAAAAATCCTCAATTAAAAGAGTTTGTTTTAGAAAATAAATTTGGAGCAATAAGTATCAATTTTTCAGATCCAAAGGCAGTAAAAGAACTAAATAAAGCTTTGCTTTTTACTTTTGATAAAATTAAAGTTTGGCATTTTTCTGATGAAAATTTATGTCCGCCAATTCCTGGTCGTTTAGATTATATTTTGCATTTATCAGATTTACTATCATTAGAAAAAGAAATTAAAATTTTAGATATTGGTACAGGTGCAACTTGTATTTATCCATTATTAGGTGTTGCTCAATTTAATTGGAATTTTGTTGCTACGGATATTGATTTAGATTCTTTAGATGCAGCACAAGATATTATTGATGATAATAATTTAGAGTCAAAAATTGAATTGCGTCAACAGTTAAATGAGCAACAAATTTTAAAAGGAGTTCTAAAAGATGATGATTTATTTTCTGCTGTAATGTGTAATCCACCTTTTTATAAATCTGCAGAAGAAGCACAAGGCGCTAATAGAAGAAAAACCAAAAATTTAGGTAATAATGCTGTTAGAAATTTTTCTGGAAATAATAATGAATTATGGTTTCCTGGAGGAGAAAAAGCCTTTTTACATAATTATTTGTATGAAAGTTCTTTGTTTTCTAAACAAAGTATTTGGTTTACAAGTTTGGTTTCTAAAAAAGAAAATGTAGAAAGTTTACAAACGTCATCAAAAAAACTAGGAGCAAAAGAGTTTAAAGTAATTGATATGAATCAAGGAAATAAAGTTACTAGAGTTGTTTGTTGGCGGTTTTAG
- a CDS encoding tetratricopeptide repeat protein: MKVNKFIYIFIVIVLSQIKVYAQVYESSDLYFQEAKKDIAEQNFTKAAKMSWRGLQISPTDQDLKTILGAANLQLGRYDTARYVLRQVYDKNRKNTTVLKYLVNIEQTTRRYSDAICFVNELLEITPYSKTWWLRKIAIYKEMGNFEEAERALKRIYQIYPEDTEIKESYNYIMIGDGNKALEEKKYDDANEIYKIVIDNNPESKQAYLGIIRNELLKGNPESALQFTDRALLVMEHDRQLIEKKIGLLEQLGRHAQAIAFINDSKQVPKDKFPDIHSITLPYLMQQTAGFNEFNDPYETHKKLVELNGNSESQDYVIKNALGKGYDVDAEYFLTKAIKKSPNSKKLLIQEMELYKPIKTDENYEKKVLALHEKFPNDDDITSAYNNIMYNRAKEYVGDKQYDIALPMFVELVSFPDFQEVAEQQIFGILLSLERYDEATDQIDKLIGLDPENPDYLLRKSTLYQKMELYDDALDITRSLEQKYPLNLRYPAVYVQQVEEYASFLLKEQRNSQALEVIDDGLTRENNNKRLLDMAINASSAIPDFERGINYSKSALSFYPQNKNFKLKLSGLLAQNKEYDEAIVVLDSLKTIYKYDRTIKNSLAEVLWFRAKNQEEEGLIDEALENYNMSDSLNPAENYSLQRMINLYIVQKPNDEALEIINEKIEKYPNDTFLKYKKGLVFELMKQYDSAYYYQKFRVVDDPFERSEWNSSLSILKAAELKNKLAASFTKATSDSLPFSTSLASLAYSHKYDNKNTFGADLNYAARRSGVGVQGGLNYSRIINPTLYADVGILLGSKFFPKFILYGNAYKELKNGYEAQAGLRYSYLQNNSSFITLNLGASKNWEDIWLNAKLQLMSSSGYSTSVTNAITGFTDVENYPANMYFNFATQTKININPKQDYISFIVSFGSAPFNDQLPEGETALLDFSNVLVGAGYGHNISAKTLLLLNGSWINFKSPITDSTALAYINQYNLSVSIITKF; the protein is encoded by the coding sequence ATGAAAGTAAATAAATTTATATATATTTTTATTGTGATTGTTTTATCACAAATAAAAGTTTATGCTCAAGTATATGAATCTTCCGATTTATATTTTCAGGAAGCTAAGAAAGATATTGCTGAACAAAATTTTACGAAAGCAGCAAAAATGAGCTGGAGAGGTCTACAAATATCTCCAACAGATCAGGATTTAAAAACTATTTTAGGTGCTGCAAATTTACAATTAGGTAGATATGATACTGCAAGATACGTTTTAAGACAAGTTTATGATAAAAACAGAAAAAACACAACAGTTCTAAAATATCTGGTTAATATTGAGCAAACTACAAGAAGATATTCTGATGCTATTTGTTTTGTAAATGAACTTTTAGAAATAACCCCATACAGTAAAACTTGGTGGTTGCGTAAAATTGCAATTTATAAAGAGATGGGTAATTTTGAAGAAGCAGAAAGAGCTTTAAAAAGAATCTATCAAATATATCCAGAAGATACAGAGATAAAAGAGTCTTATAATTATATTATGATTGGCGATGGAAACAAAGCCTTAGAAGAAAAAAAATATGATGATGCTAATGAAATCTATAAAATTGTAATTGATAATAATCCTGAAAGTAAACAAGCATACTTAGGTATTATAAGAAACGAATTATTAAAAGGAAACCCAGAATCTGCATTACAATTTACAGATAGAGCTTTATTAGTAATGGAGCATGATAGACAATTAATAGAAAAAAAAATTGGTTTATTAGAACAATTAGGAAGGCACGCACAAGCAATTGCTTTTATAAACGACTCAAAACAGGTTCCTAAAGACAAGTTTCCAGATATTCATTCTATTACATTGCCTTACTTAATGCAACAAACTGCTGGTTTTAATGAGTTTAACGATCCGTATGAAACACATAAAAAATTAGTAGAGTTAAATGGTAATTCAGAATCTCAAGATTATGTTATCAAAAATGCTTTAGGAAAAGGATATGATGTTGATGCAGAATATTTTTTAACTAAAGCGATAAAGAAAAGTCCGAATAGTAAGAAATTATTAATTCAAGAGATGGAACTTTATAAACCCATTAAAACTGATGAAAATTATGAAAAAAAGGTTTTAGCATTGCATGAAAAATTTCCTAATGATGACGACATTACTTCTGCATACAATAATATTATGTACAATAGAGCAAAAGAATATGTTGGAGATAAACAATATGACATTGCACTACCAATGTTTGTAGAATTAGTTTCTTTTCCTGATTTTCAAGAAGTTGCAGAACAACAAATATTTGGAATTCTTTTATCTTTAGAAAGATATGATGAAGCTACAGATCAAATAGATAAATTAATTGGCTTGGATCCAGAAAATCCAGATTACCTTTTAAGAAAATCTACTTTGTATCAAAAAATGGAATTATATGATGATGCTTTAGACATTACCAGAAGTTTAGAGCAAAAATATCCTCTAAATTTAAGATATCCTGCTGTTTACGTACAACAAGTTGAAGAGTATGCAAGTTTTTTACTAAAAGAACAGCGAAATAGTCAAGCATTAGAAGTTATTGATGATGGGTTAACTAGAGAAAACAATAACAAAAGATTGTTAGATATGGCAATTAATGCATCTTCTGCAATTCCTGATTTTGAAAGAGGTATAAATTATAGCAAGAGTGCTTTGAGTTTTTATCCACAAAATAAAAACTTTAAATTAAAACTTTCTGGTCTACTTGCTCAAAATAAAGAATATGATGAAGCTATAGTTGTTTTAGATTCATTAAAAACAATTTATAAATACGATAGAACAATTAAAAATTCTTTAGCTGAAGTTTTATGGTTTAGAGCTAAAAATCAAGAGGAAGAAGGTTTAATCGACGAGGCTTTAGAAAATTATAATATGTCTGATTCTCTAAATCCTGCAGAAAACTATTCTTTACAAAGAATGATTAATTTATATATTGTTCAAAAACCTAATGATGAAGCTTTAGAAATTATAAATGAAAAAATAGAAAAATATCCTAATGATACTTTTTTAAAATATAAAAAAGGACTTGTATTTGAATTAATGAAGCAATATGATTCTGCTTATTATTATCAAAAATTTAGAGTTGTTGATGATCCTTTTGAAAGAAGTGAATGGAATTCTTCTTTAAGTATACTTAAAGCAGCAGAACTTAAAAACAAACTAGCTGCTTCTTTTACAAAAGCTACATCAGATTCTTTACCTTTTAGTACTTCTTTAGCAAGTTTAGCTTATTCTCATAAATATGATAATAAAAATACCTTTGGTGCAGATTTAAATTATGCTGCAAGAAGATCTGGTGTTGGTGTTCAAGGTGGTTTAAATTACTCAAGAATTATTAACCCAACATTATACGCTGATGTTGGTATTTTATTAGGATCAAAGTTTTTTCCTAAATTTATATTATATGGTAATGCATATAAAGAATTAAAAAACGGGTATGAAGCACAAGCAGGACTACGTTATTCTTATTTACAAAATAACTCTAGTTTTATAACCTTAAATCTTGGCGCGTCTAAAAACTGGGAAGACATTTGGCTAAATGCTAAATTACAGCTTATGTCTTCTTCTGGCTATTCTACTAGTGTAACTAATGCTATTACAGGATTTACTGATGTTGAGAATTATCCTGCAAATATGTATTTTAATTTTGCCACACAAACTAAAATAAATATTAATCCCAAACAAGATTATATAAGCTTTATAGTTTCTTTTGGTAGCGCTCCTTTTAACGATCAATTACCAGAAGGTGAAACTGCTTTATTAGATTTTTCTAATGTACTTGTTGGTGCTGGTTATGGACATAATATTTCTGCAAAAACATTGCTTTTATTAAATGGATCATGGATTAATTTTAAAAGTCCAATAACAGATAGCACTGCATTGGCTTATATTAATCAATATAATTTATCGGTATCAATAATAACAAAATTCTAA
- a CDS encoding HEAT repeat domain-containing protein: MALVITIYTIRRRYNKLQKKLKDSVPDIIALFEQILFTDKKFSEQEVFDSFEDIVGNVNRESLDIGVDVLVQFKNDDKESEKYPLIISALGIVRHLEEKFDSRSNSEKMDAFQEAFVLDLNRFDSKILQYAYSKNKRIRSEARNSYLALSSNDPYRFFDDFEGNLTKWDEIELMQYLKQQNIRGNLEGLGKWINYSKNDSLVIFLIKMVGFFKQKGIDEILLEKLEDDNANIRAESILSLGELDIKETEDTLIERYYTEPEVCQVAIVKTIKKLNTGKSLSFLQEIFGETNNIDTKKIIAEAILNYSYEGQIAFQTLKNSLKGFDLLILKHIETPLIKYK, encoded by the coding sequence TTGGCACTAGTAATTACTATATATACTATTAGAAGAAGGTACAATAAACTGCAGAAAAAACTTAAAGACAGTGTACCAGATATAATAGCTCTGTTTGAACAAATTTTGTTTACAGACAAAAAATTTTCTGAACAAGAAGTTTTTGATAGCTTTGAAGATATAGTTGGTAATGTTAATAGAGAATCTTTAGATATAGGTGTAGATGTCCTTGTACAATTTAAAAATGACGACAAAGAATCAGAAAAATACCCACTAATTATTAGTGCTTTAGGTATTGTAAGACACTTAGAAGAAAAGTTTGACTCTCGATCTAATAGTGAAAAAATGGATGCTTTTCAAGAAGCATTCGTTTTAGACTTAAATAGATTCGATTCTAAAATATTACAATATGCTTATAGTAAAAATAAAAGAATTAGAAGTGAAGCTAGAAACTCTTACTTAGCATTAAGCTCTAATGACCCTTATCGTTTTTTTGATGATTTTGAAGGAAATCTAACAAAATGGGATGAGATAGAATTAATGCAATACTTAAAACAACAAAATATTAGAGGTAATCTAGAGGGATTAGGTAAATGGATTAACTATTCTAAAAATGACTCATTAGTTATTTTTCTAATAAAAATGGTTGGCTTTTTTAAACAAAAAGGTATTGATGAAATTTTATTAGAAAAATTAGAAGATGATAATGCAAATATTAGAGCAGAATCTATATTATCATTAGGAGAGTTAGATATAAAAGAAACCGAAGATACACTTATTGAAAGATACTATACAGAGCCAGAAGTTTGTCAAGTAGCAATTGTAAAAACAATTAAAAAACTTAATACAGGTAAATCTTTAAGTTTTTTACAAGAAATATTTGGTGAAACAAATAATATAGATACAAAAAAAATTATTGCAGAAGCAATATTAAATTATAGCTATGAAGGACAAATTGCCTTTCAAACCCTAAAAAATTCATTAAAAGGATTTGATCTGTTAATTTTAAAACATATTGAAACTCCTTTAATAAAATATAAATAA
- a CDS encoding DUF1573 domain-containing protein produces MKNIYFILLIALITVSCDLRKPDIDKVEKTKMEIEDPERHYYPILRGSEISTTYKIYNRGNAPLIIYDVQASCGCIALDFPSNSIGKDDFGFITLDYDSAKNIGYVEFYIMIRANTEKETFTTIKFDLNVVTSAHYTQDYEEIYLQRRKEKLGGEVDGDLTQQGYYVDDVKTIR; encoded by the coding sequence ATGAAAAATATATATTTTATTTTATTAATCGCTTTGATAACGGTTTCTTGTGATTTAAGAAAACCTGATATTGACAAAGTCGAGAAAACCAAAATGGAAATTGAAGATCCAGAGCGTCACTATTATCCAATATTACGTGGTTCAGAAATTTCCACAACTTACAAAATTTATAATAGAGGTAATGCTCCTTTAATTATTTATGATGTACAAGCATCTTGTGGTTGTATTGCCCTAGATTTTCCAAGTAATTCTATTGGTAAGGATGATTTTGGCTTTATAACCTTAGATTATGACAGTGCTAAAAATATTGGTTATGTAGAATTCTATATAATGATTAGAGCAAATACAGAAAAAGAAACTTTTACAACCATTAAATTTGATTTAAATGTCGTTACTTCTGCTCATTACACACAAGATTATGAAGAAATATATTTACAGAGAAGAAAAGAAAAATTAGGTGGTGAAGTGGATGGAGATTTAACTCAACAAGGATATTATGTAGATGATGTCAAAACTATTAGATAA
- a CDS encoding DUF4838 domain-containing protein, whose protein sequence is MIFLSITSCAQKKNAPLYSKEHKIYPKINIPLAADKFVEQAANEFRNNFKKITGHSIDIERSNSLNSNYNYIVLRVNPTQKENYCFYKKDNNITIQAFDTQNLVFGINAFFQKYTPLKFKDKTKEVIENTITNEIEIPNKFSHCSYPDFEYREPYFSTNFDPNFRGWNKTNYLELEWGLWGHNISKILKKHNLPETVYAQFGNRRVKNQYCFTSDSLFKYVNEHVKNTYESDHALNKYMILPNDNNIVCTCNTCKAVGNTTKDAAPAIFTFLNKLAENYKNLSFFTTAYVTVKEIPKFKAEPNVGLFYSTINIQKGVPIEFSKYYKKFENDIKKWRSYVNNVYIWDYTVNFDNYFDIYPSIRVTQLNLQLYKKLGVNGVFLHGSEYDYSAFQDLKATLFAKLLWNTNINIDNEIDTFFHEKYPKKLAGALANYYSFVNNSFFINKKELGIYSGIHQSIEKYLDPKLFFSFYEEFDANTEKNKYDKEFLKIATALTFLKLEIMRDYGLGTYGFATLNKQDQIIVKNEAALLLDRLTAFSKSSKLKTYNELKFTLDDYIKSWRQNIFRYHKRKHYFYKKPFKVLSKLDEDYRDISKLNDAAFGLKDYNTNWLICSIDDLILKIDKEQIKESKKITFSFLQDTKHAIFYPSVIEILDTNYKVVKKLKLTVDNTDLATKEISIDLPTKFDDEQLPNTFIVKITKSITKGKKALACDEIIFN, encoded by the coding sequence ATGATTTTTTTAAGCATTACTTCTTGTGCTCAAAAAAAAAATGCACCCTTATATTCTAAAGAACATAAAATTTATCCAAAAATAAATATTCCTCTTGCTGCAGACAAATTTGTTGAGCAAGCAGCAAATGAATTTCGTAATAATTTTAAGAAAATTACTGGTCATTCTATAGATATAGAAAGAAGTAATAGTTTAAATAGCAACTATAATTACATTGTTTTAAGAGTAAACCCTACACAAAAAGAAAATTATTGCTTTTATAAAAAAGATAATAACATAACAATACAAGCATTTGATACGCAAAATTTAGTATTTGGAATTAATGCTTTTTTTCAAAAATATACACCGCTAAAATTTAAGGATAAAACCAAAGAAGTTATAGAAAATACCATTACTAATGAAATAGAAATTCCTAATAAATTTAGCCATTGCTCTTATCCAGATTTTGAATATAGAGAACCATATTTTTCTACTAATTTTGACCCAAATTTTAGAGGTTGGAATAAAACAAATTACTTAGAATTAGAATGGGGACTTTGGGGGCATAATATATCTAAGATTCTAAAAAAACACAATTTACCAGAAACAGTTTATGCTCAATTTGGTAATAGAAGAGTTAAAAATCAGTATTGTTTTACAAGCGATAGTTTATTTAAATACGTAAATGAACATGTTAAAAATACATATGAAAGCGATCATGCATTAAACAAATACATGATTTTACCAAATGATAATAATATTGTATGTACTTGTAACACATGTAAAGCTGTAGGAAATACTACAAAAGATGCAGCGCCAGCAATATTTACTTTTTTAAATAAATTAGCTGAAAATTATAAAAACTTATCATTTTTTACAACTGCTTATGTTACTGTTAAAGAAATTCCTAAATTTAAAGCAGAACCTAATGTTGGTCTTTTTTACAGTACTATAAATATTCAAAAAGGTGTGCCTATTGAATTCTCTAAATATTATAAGAAATTTGAAAACGATATTAAAAAATGGCGTAGCTACGTTAACAACGTTTATATTTGGGATTATACCGTAAATTTTGATAATTACTTTGATATTTATCCATCAATAAGAGTAACACAACTTAACTTACAATTATACAAAAAACTTGGTGTTAATGGTGTTTTCTTGCACGGAAGCGAATATGATTACAGTGCTTTTCAAGATTTAAAAGCTACTTTATTTGCGAAACTTTTATGGAATACCAATATTAATATCGACAATGAAATTGATACTTTTTTTCATGAGAAATATCCAAAAAAATTAGCAGGTGCATTAGCCAATTATTATTCTTTTGTTAATAATTCATTTTTTATAAATAAAAAGGAATTAGGTATTTATAGCGGCATTCATCAATCCATAGAAAAATATTTAGATCCTAAATTATTTTTTAGTTTTTATGAAGAATTTGATGCTAATACAGAGAAAAACAAATATGATAAAGAGTTTTTAAAAATTGCTACTGCCCTAACCTTTCTTAAATTAGAAATAATGAGAGATTATGGCTTAGGTACTTATGGTTTTGCTACTTTAAATAAACAAGATCAAATAATTGTAAAAAATGAAGCAGCTCTTTTATTAGATAGATTAACTGCTTTTAGCAAATCTTCTAAATTAAAAACATACAATGAATTAAAATTCACCTTAGACGATTACATAAAAAGTTGGAGACAAAATATTTTTAGATATCATAAAAGAAAACATTATTTTTACAAAAAACCGTTTAAAGTTTTGTCTAAATTAGATGAAGATTATAGAGATATAAGCAAGTTAAATGATGCGGCATTTGGTCTAAAAGATTATAATACAAATTGGCTAATTTGCTCTATAGATGATTTAATATTAAAGATTGATAAAGAACAAATTAAAGAATCTAAAAAAATAACATTTTCATTTTTACAAGACACAAAACATGCTATATTTTACCCTAGTGTAATTGAAATATTAGACACTAATTATAAAGTAGTAAAAAAATTAAAACTTACTGTAGATAACACAGATTTAGCTACAAAAGAAATATCTATAGATTTACCTACAAAGTTTGATGACGAACAATTACCAAACACTTTTATCGTTAAAATAACTAAAAGCATAACAAAGGGTAAAAAAGCTTTAGCTTGTGATGAAATTATATTTAATTAA
- a CDS encoding LysM peptidoglycan-binding domain-containing protein, with translation MKAKYQSVLDLGQELNIQNGDVKEENGKLIVKGTAATQYEKNLIWDKIKEIGGDNPTDIMADIKVADTTIFANHTVKSGETLGKIAKQYYGSAGKYTVIFNANTNILKNPDVIHPGQELVIPNL, from the coding sequence ATGAAAGCAAAATATCAAAGTGTACTAGATTTAGGTCAAGAATTAAACATTCAAAATGGTGATGTTAAAGAAGAAAACGGAAAGTTAATTGTAAAAGGAACTGCTGCTACGCAATATGAAAAAAATTTAATTTGGGATAAAATTAAAGAAATTGGAGGCGACAACCCTACAGATATTATGGCAGATATTAAAGTAGCAGACACTACAATTTTTGCAAATCATACTGTAAAAAGTGGAGAAACTTTAGGTAAAATAGCAAAACAATATTACGGTAGTGCAGGTAAATACACTGTTATTTTTAATGCAAATACAAACATCTTAAAAAACCCAGATGTAATTCATCCTGGCCAAGAATTGGTTATTCCTAATCTATAA
- the lpdA gene encoding dihydrolipoyl dehydrogenase — MKYDIIIIGSGPGGYVTGIRASQLGFKVAIIEKESLGGICLNWGCIPTKALLKSAQVYDYLKHVDDYGLKAEAIDKDFEAVIKRSRGVAEGMSKGVAFLMKKNKIDIINGFGKIKTGKKVDVTAEDGTVTEYSADNIIIATGARSRELPNLPQDGKKVIGYRQAMSLPNQPKSMIIVGSGAIGVEFAHFYNSMGTDVTIVEFMPNVVPVEDIDVSKQFERSIKKSGIKVMTNSSVESVDTSGEGVVATVKTKKGEETLTADILLSAVGIKSNIENIGLEDVGIIVDRDKILVNDYYQTNIPGYYAIGDVVPGQALAHVASAEGITCVEKLAGLHTEPIDYGNVPGCTYATPEIASVGLTEAKALEAGYELKVGKFPFSASGKAKAAGTPDGFVKVIFDAKYGEWLGCHMIGAGVTDMIAEAVLGRKLETTGHEVLKTIHPHPTMSEAVMEAVADAYDEVIHL; from the coding sequence ATGAAATACGACATCATTATTATTGGAAGTGGACCTGGAGGATATGTAACTGGAATTAGAGCATCACAATTAGGCTTTAAAGTTGCCATCATAGAAAAAGAATCTTTAGGTGGTATTTGCCTTAATTGGGGTTGTATACCAACAAAAGCATTGTTAAAATCTGCTCAAGTGTATGATTACTTAAAACATGTTGATGATTATGGTTTAAAAGCTGAAGCAATTGATAAAGATTTTGAAGCTGTTATTAAAAGAAGTCGTGGTGTTGCAGAAGGAATGAGCAAAGGTGTTGCTTTTTTAATGAAGAAAAATAAAATCGATATTATTAACGGTTTTGGTAAAATAAAAACTGGTAAAAAAGTAGATGTTACTGCAGAAGACGGAACGGTTACTGAATATAGTGCAGACAATATTATTATTGCAACTGGTGCGCGTTCTAGAGAATTACCAAACCTACCGCAAGATGGTAAAAAAGTAATTGGTTATAGACAAGCAATGAGTTTACCAAATCAACCAAAATCTATGATTATTGTAGGTTCTGGTGCAATTGGTGTTGAGTTTGCTCATTTTTATAATTCAATGGGAACTGATGTTACTATTGTAGAATTTATGCCAAATGTAGTACCTGTAGAAGATATTGATGTTTCTAAACAATTTGAGCGTTCTATTAAAAAATCTGGAATTAAAGTAATGACAAATTCTTCTGTTGAGTCTGTTGATACTTCTGGTGAAGGCGTTGTTGCTACTGTAAAAACTAAAAAAGGAGAAGAAACTTTAACCGCTGATATTTTATTATCTGCAGTTGGAATTAAATCGAACATAGAAAACATTGGTTTAGAAGATGTTGGAATTATAGTTGATAGAGATAAAATCTTAGTAAACGATTATTACCAAACAAATATACCTGGTTATTATGCTATTGGTGATGTTGTTCCTGGACAAGCATTAGCACACGTTGCTTCTGCAGAAGGAATTACTTGTGTTGAAAAATTAGCTGGTTTACATACAGAACCAATTGATTATGGAAATGTTCCTGGTTGTACATACGCTACTCCAGAAATAGCTTCTGTTGGTTTAACTGAAGCAAAAGCTTTAGAAGCTGGTTACGAATTAAAAGTTGGTAAATTTCCTTTTTCTGCATCAGGTAAAGCTAAAGCAGCTGGAACTCCTGATGGTTTTGTAAAAGTAATTTTTGATGCTAAGTATGGCGAATGGTTAGGTTGCCATATGATTGGTGCTGGAGTTACAGATATGATTGCTGAAGCAGTTTTGGGACGTAAGTTAGAAACAACTGGTCATGAAGTTTTAAAAACAATTCACCCTCACCCAACCATGAGTGAAGCAGTAATGGAAGCTGTTGCTGATGCTTATGATGAAGTCATTCACCTATAA